A stretch of Acetobacteroides hydrogenigenes DNA encodes these proteins:
- a CDS encoding SixA phosphatase family protein — MLMKTLYILRHAKAAGSFDGFDDIDRPLKPRGLQDAYALGQALAVRGLKVDLTAVSSAARTLQTASVVVRTAGLAFENLRVAPELYLPNDGETLDYVRQLPNEVASAMVVGHNPDLSYLCQELLGDHGLELPTCGFVALSLPTDSWSNVTPGSAKLEYVIFPK; from the coding sequence ATGCTGATGAAGACGCTCTACATCCTACGCCACGCCAAAGCCGCGGGCAGCTTCGATGGCTTTGACGATATCGACCGGCCGCTAAAGCCGCGCGGCCTACAGGATGCCTACGCCCTAGGCCAGGCGCTGGCCGTACGCGGGCTGAAGGTAGACCTTACCGCAGTAAGCAGCGCCGCTCGCACCCTGCAAACAGCCTCGGTGGTGGTTCGTACAGCCGGGCTCGCCTTCGAGAACCTGCGGGTAGCCCCAGAGCTGTACCTGCCCAACGACGGCGAAACGCTCGACTACGTCAGGCAGCTGCCCAACGAGGTGGCATCGGCAATGGTGGTTGGCCACAACCCCGACCTTTCGTACCTTTGCCAGGAGCTGCTCGGCGACCATGGGCTAGAGCTGCCCACCTGCGGCTTTGTTGCCCTTAGCCTGCCAACCGACAGCTGGAGCAACGTTACCCCCGGTAGCGCTAAACTAGAATATGTAATATTCCCAAAATAA
- a CDS encoding DUF3472 domain-containing protein: protein MSIKSIHLGLLLCLQALSGCSSSAQKSELERMSFTQYIPTAGNAYCTENRAGATVGKNGIAEWTDGSTISIYFKAGSTGKLDIGLRGYAPSGTSVVTLSVAGKSFDATFSSATSSTVAVGSVEVAQPGYIRIDLKGKSKTGESYACIDALALGNVASQGTLTYVSSPDFFYWGRRGPSVHMSYTLPAGQQEFFYNEVTVPAGQDVEGSYYMANGFGQGYFGIQVNSATERRVLFSVWSPFTTDDPNAIPENHKIVLLKKGDGVKTGEFGNEGSGGQSYLVFPWKADLTYRFLTRIRPTQNDQWGQACTEYTAYFFDAAAQRWMLIASWKRPSTSTYYTSPYSFLENFNPAQGYITRKVYFGNQWARDASGVWREIPSAKFTCDETGRKGGRVDFAGGSEGNRFFLKSFGFFNEMVPPDRPFTRTANGGNPPITEQELQAILAL from the coding sequence ATGAGCATAAAAAGCATACATCTAGGGCTACTGCTCTGCCTTCAGGCCCTTAGCGGCTGTTCGAGCAGCGCCCAAAAGAGCGAGCTGGAGCGCATGAGCTTTACCCAGTACATCCCCACAGCGGGCAACGCCTACTGCACCGAGAATCGCGCTGGCGCCACCGTTGGCAAAAATGGGATTGCAGAGTGGACCGACGGCTCCACCATCAGCATCTACTTTAAGGCTGGCAGCACGGGCAAACTCGACATCGGGCTGCGCGGCTACGCTCCTAGCGGCACCTCGGTGGTAACGCTTTCGGTTGCCGGTAAATCGTTCGATGCCACCTTTAGCAGCGCAACCAGCAGCACCGTAGCCGTAGGTTCGGTGGAGGTTGCCCAGCCGGGATACATCCGCATCGACCTAAAGGGCAAGTCGAAAACGGGCGAAAGCTACGCCTGCATCGATGCCCTTGCCCTTGGCAACGTGGCCAGCCAGGGCACCCTTACCTACGTTAGCAGCCCCGACTTCTTCTACTGGGGGCGCCGTGGCCCATCGGTACATATGAGCTACACCCTACCTGCCGGGCAGCAGGAGTTCTTCTACAACGAGGTTACCGTACCTGCCGGACAGGACGTGGAGGGCTCGTACTACATGGCCAACGGCTTTGGCCAGGGCTACTTCGGCATACAGGTAAACTCGGCAACCGAGCGCCGCGTGCTCTTCTCGGTATGGAGCCCCTTTACCACCGACGATCCTAACGCCATCCCCGAAAACCACAAGATCGTACTCCTAAAGAAGGGCGATGGGGTAAAAACAGGCGAGTTTGGCAACGAGGGATCGGGCGGCCAGAGCTACCTCGTATTCCCCTGGAAGGCCGATCTTACCTACCGCTTCCTCACCCGCATCCGCCCCACCCAAAACGACCAGTGGGGACAGGCGTGCACCGAGTACACGGCCTACTTCTTCGATGCGGCAGCCCAGAGGTGGATGCTCATCGCCAGCTGGAAGCGCCCATCCACCAGCACCTACTACACCAGCCCTTACTCCTTCCTGGAGAACTTTAACCCGGCACAGGGCTACATTACCCGTAAGGTGTACTTCGGCAACCAGTGGGCGCGCGATGCCAGCGGCGTTTGGAGGGAGATCCCCTCGGCCAAGTTTACCTGCGACGAAACCGGCCGCAAGGGCGGACGGGTAGACTTTGCCGGAGGTAGCGAAGGAAACCGCTTCTTCCTAAAGAGCTTCGGGTTCTTTAATGAGATGGTGCCCCCCGACAGGCCGTTTACCCGCACGGCCAACGGCGGCAACCCGCCCATCACCGAGCAGGAGCTGCAGGCCATTCTGGCGCTTTAG